The Armatimonadota bacterium genome contains a region encoding:
- a CDS encoding type B 50S ribosomal protein L31: protein MKTEIHPANHPVLFVDGDHQWTGVSTIKTNETKTIDGIEYYVVNVEISAFTHPFYTGQKKIVDSAGRVEKFMRRYGNQNK, encoded by the coding sequence AAGACCGAAATCCATCCCGCCAACCATCCGGTACTTTTCGTTGACGGCGATCACCAGTGGACCGGCGTTTCGACGATCAAGACTAACGAAACCAAGACCATTGATGGCATCGAATATTACGTAGTCAATGTCGAAATTAGCGCGTTTACTCACCCGTTCTACACAGGTCAAAAGAAGATCGTGGACAGCGCTGGTCGAGTCGAAAAGTTCATGCGCCGATACGGCAACCAGAACAAGTAA
- a CDS encoding ATP-grasp domain-containing protein, translating into MKKLLIANRGEIAVRIISTAKEMGIATVAVYSEADQHSMHVACADEAVYIGGSAPAESYLRMEAIIDAAKTTGADAIHPGYGFLSERAEFSALCASNGIEFIGPPEAAMRALGGKIEAKQIAVQNNVPITLGFFEPGATPEQLFAEAKKIGFPVMLKASAGGGGRGMRAVFDESEFMSACTMASDEATNAFGDGTMMVEKLVKTPRHVEVQIVADKHGNVAPLFERECSIQRRHQKLIEESPAPYFDRKNIWDAMRDAAVNLAKGSGYYGAGTVEFIVDPESGEFYFMEVNARLQVEHPVTEGVTDLDLVRLQIEIARGKSLVDLAPQFIAGDRANLRGHCLEVRIVAEDPAKNFLPCIGKIIGWAEPKSPGVRVDTGYSAGSEVSRFYDSMVAKLIVTAEDRSAAITRTIRALKDFHVLGVKTNIPYLISVLEHPGFKSGDIDTGFLGREFEDWAPNAELPQELGSLMMLAKGTKAKQSASVADPSPAWSTQDSWRVVR; encoded by the coding sequence ATGAAGAAGCTCCTCATTGCCAACCGAGGCGAAATTGCCGTTCGGATCATCTCAACGGCCAAGGAAATGGGCATCGCCACGGTGGCGGTCTATTCAGAGGCGGATCAACATTCAATGCACGTTGCCTGCGCTGACGAAGCGGTGTATATCGGCGGAAGTGCTCCGGCTGAGTCCTATCTTCGAATGGAGGCGATCATCGACGCCGCAAAGACGACTGGTGCCGATGCGATTCATCCTGGCTACGGATTTCTGAGCGAGCGAGCGGAATTCTCGGCACTCTGCGCCTCGAACGGGATTGAATTTATCGGCCCACCTGAGGCTGCCATGCGAGCGCTTGGCGGAAAAATCGAAGCCAAACAGATCGCAGTTCAAAACAACGTGCCGATCACACTTGGCTTTTTTGAACCAGGAGCGACTCCAGAGCAGCTGTTTGCAGAGGCGAAGAAGATCGGCTTCCCGGTCATGCTGAAAGCGAGTGCAGGCGGTGGTGGGCGCGGAATGCGAGCGGTATTCGACGAATCCGAGTTTATGAGCGCGTGCACGATGGCGAGCGACGAAGCAACAAACGCCTTTGGCGACGGCACGATGATGGTCGAAAAACTCGTGAAGACACCCCGTCACGTGGAGGTCCAGATCGTCGCCGATAAGCACGGTAACGTCGCCCCGTTGTTCGAGCGAGAGTGCAGCATCCAGCGGCGGCATCAAAAGTTGATTGAAGAGTCGCCAGCACCCTATTTTGATCGCAAAAATATTTGGGACGCGATGCGCGACGCCGCAGTCAACCTGGCAAAGGGCTCTGGCTATTACGGCGCTGGGACGGTCGAATTCATCGTGGATCCAGAGTCTGGCGAGTTCTATTTCATGGAAGTTAACGCCCGGCTCCAAGTCGAGCACCCAGTCACCGAGGGCGTGACTGACCTTGACCTGGTCCGTCTCCAAATCGAAATCGCTCGCGGAAAGAGTCTGGTGGACTTGGCGCCTCAGTTCATTGCTGGAGATCGGGCGAACTTACGCGGGCACTGCCTCGAAGTTCGAATTGTTGCGGAAGATCCGGCGAAGAACTTTTTGCCCTGTATCGGCAAGATCATCGGCTGGGCAGAACCGAAGTCGCCGGGAGTTCGAGTGGATACAGGATATAGCGCGGGCTCCGAGGTCAGCAGGTTCTATGATTCGATGGTGGCGAAATTGATCGTGACGGCAGAAGATCGTTCTGCGGCGATCACCCGCACGATTCGCGCTCTGAAGGACTTCCATGTTCTCGGCGTCAAAACCAACATCCCATATCTCATCAGCGTTCTGGAGCATCCTGGATTCAAGTCCGGAGATATTGACACCGGATTTCTGGGGCGAGAGTTCGAAGATTGGGCGCCAAATGCCGAGTTGCCTCAAGAACTCGGATCATTGATGATGCTTGCCAAGGGGACAAAGGCAAAACAATCGGCCTCAGTGGCTGATCCTTCACCAGCCTGGAGCACGCAGGACTCTTGGCGAGTGGTTCGCTAA
- the nusA gene encoding transcription termination/antitermination protein NusA, with product MDIIQQLNQIATERDIPIAELFDELEESLAVAYKKFVGVSNEVSVQMQIDRKDLSKMYVLKEVVGEVVNPALHIGLQAARRYDEAAEVGGFVPIQVDPARFGRIAAQTFKQVLTQKMREAEHKRITGVFSEKLNDVVAGTVVRKEGENVFVQVNKVEAKLPRWEQVPTEPYRVNDTIRVYVLRVEDGRRGLEVIVSRTHPNLLRKLFELEVPEINEGIVVIKSVAREPGQRSKIAVQSTDERVDSVGSCVGPRGSRVQAIVDELYDEKIDIVPYSEDPKQFIINALSPAKVNTIKMDVDNRSAYCIVPDTQLSLAIGKGGQNVRLAARLTDWKIDIRSESQAAEDGVTNTESGGEA from the coding sequence ATGGATATCATTCAGCAGCTGAATCAGATCGCGACGGAACGCGACATTCCAATTGCAGAGCTCTTTGACGAGTTGGAAGAATCATTGGCAGTCGCCTACAAGAAGTTTGTAGGGGTCAGCAATGAGGTCAGTGTGCAAATGCAAATTGACCGCAAGGACCTGAGCAAGATGTATGTGCTCAAGGAAGTTGTGGGAGAAGTCGTCAATCCTGCCCTTCATATCGGATTGCAGGCAGCACGACGGTACGACGAAGCTGCCGAAGTGGGCGGTTTTGTGCCGATCCAAGTTGACCCAGCTCGATTTGGCCGTATCGCCGCGCAGACTTTCAAGCAGGTTTTGACCCAAAAGATGCGTGAAGCCGAGCACAAGCGAATCACCGGTGTGTTCAGCGAAAAGCTCAACGATGTGGTGGCTGGCACCGTCGTCCGCAAAGAAGGCGAAAACGTCTTTGTGCAGGTCAACAAGGTTGAAGCAAAGTTGCCACGTTGGGAGCAAGTCCCTACCGAGCCATACCGAGTCAACGACACGATTCGAGTGTATGTACTTCGCGTAGAAGATGGCCGCCGCGGACTTGAAGTGATCGTCAGCCGAACGCATCCAAACCTTCTTCGCAAGCTGTTCGAATTGGAAGTTCCTGAAATCAACGAGGGAATCGTTGTCATCAAGAGCGTCGCCCGCGAGCCGGGGCAACGGTCCAAAATCGCCGTTCAATCCACCGACGAGCGCGTTGATTCCGTTGGCTCATGCGTAGGGCCGCGCGGTAGCCGCGTCCAAGCCATCGTTGATGAGTTGTACGACGAGAAGATTGACATCGTGCCTTACAGCGAAGATCCAAAGCAGTTCATCATCAACGCACTTAGCCCTGCAAAGGTCAACACGATCAAGATGGACGTGGACAACCGCAGCGCATACTGCATCGTTCCAGACACTCAGCTCAGTTTGGCAATTGGCAAGGGCGGACAAAACGTCCGACTTGCTGCCCGATTGACCGATTGGAAGATCGATATTCGAAGTGAATCTCAGGCCGCTGAAGACGGCGTGACCAA
- a CDS encoding enoyl-CoA hydratase/isomerase family protein, whose protein sequence is MLKVETNGPICTLTLNRPEVRNALSDHLIEELCQAFLNLPPTIRAVVLTGEGSAFCAGGDLEWMKRAAGYTEEQNFQDAVRLAVLFETIATCRPVVIAKVNGHAFGGGVGLVAACDVAISSQDALYSFSEVKLGLVAATISRYVVPKIGQGHARHLFSTGDVFKANRAYDIGLVHDVAPLDQLDDLIKSKIKAVLAAGPEAVHASKLLALNPAVEADDGARLLAARRSNPEAQEGIAAFLEKRKASFVEELP, encoded by the coding sequence ATGCTCAAAGTCGAGACTAACGGCCCGATTTGCACCCTCACGCTCAACCGTCCAGAGGTTCGAAATGCGCTTAGCGATCACTTGATCGAGGAACTCTGCCAGGCGTTTTTGAATCTGCCTCCAACAATCCGTGCGGTTGTCTTGACGGGAGAAGGATCGGCGTTTTGTGCCGGAGGTGATCTGGAATGGATGAAGCGAGCCGCTGGCTACACCGAAGAGCAGAACTTTCAAGATGCAGTTCGTCTTGCCGTGCTTTTTGAGACCATCGCGACTTGCCGCCCAGTGGTGATCGCTAAGGTCAATGGGCACGCATTTGGAGGCGGAGTTGGACTGGTGGCGGCTTGCGATGTGGCGATTAGTTCACAAGACGCACTCTACAGTTTTAGTGAAGTAAAACTTGGACTAGTAGCTGCGACTATCAGCCGATATGTAGTTCCAAAAATCGGCCAGGGCCACGCCAGGCATCTGTTCTCCACTGGGGACGTGTTCAAAGCAAATCGTGCTTACGATATCGGCTTGGTGCATGATGTTGCCCCTCTCGATCAGCTAGACGATCTGATTAAGTCTAAGATCAAGGCGGTTCTCGCTGCAGGGCCAGAGGCAGTCCATGCCAGCAAACTCCTGGCGCTAAACCCAGCCGTCGAAGCCGATGATGGGGCACGATTGCTCGCCGCGCGCCGCTCGAATCCTGAAGCTCAGGAAGGAATCGCCGCATTCCTCGAAAAGAGAAAGGCGTCGTTTGTAGAAGAATTGCCATGA